The Halorubrum salinarum genome segment GCAGCGCGCGGAGTTCACCGCGTACCCGGCGGACGAGAACGACATCGACACCGGCGGCGAGGGAGCCGACACCGGCCGGGAGGACACTGACTGGGAGGACACCGACCGAGAGGGCCCGGACCCCGTCTGGCGCTACGGCGCGAACCGGATGTTCACGCAGGCGCTCGGGAGCGAGACCGTCGCGCCCGGCGAGGCGGTCGGCTACGAGGCGACGTGGCGGGGGCCGCCCTCCGGCACCTACCGGGTCGTCGGCGAGGCGACGGCGACGGACCGCGACGTGCGCGCGGCGGCGGTCGTCACCGTGGTGTGACCGCGCCCGCTCCGACCGGATTTTATAAGTGAGGCCCGCGTGGCCCTTCGGACATGCGCACGGCAGCCCTCCCCCCGGTCGTCGCAGCGGTCGTCGCGGTCGCGATCAGCGGTATCAGACGCCTCTCGCCGATCCTCCTCGAATCGCCGGTCGCGCTCCCGTCGGCCGAGACGCTCTCGACGTACCTCGTGAGCGCCCGGTTCACGGCGTTCCTGCTGGTGTACGGACTGCTGTTCGGGACCGCCCTCCTCGCCGGACTGCGCGACGGCGACACCTCCGCCACGTCGACCGCGCTGGCGACGGGCGCGAGCGCGACCGTCGCCTTCCTGCTCGGGTCGGTCGCCGTCTTCTGGTACCTCGGTCCGAACCGCGGCCCCGTCGTCACCGCGGTGCTCGCGCTCGGCGCGAGCCTCGGCGTCGGGATCCAGTTCGCGGTCGTCGCGTACGCGGGGGTCGCGCTCGGGAAGCAGCGCGGCGCGGGGCCGAGCCCGATCGTCCCCTGATCGCGTCCGGCGGGGCGCTCGCGCGGCTACGACGCGTCCGACTCCCGCCCGTGGACCGCGCGGTCGACCGCGGCCGCCGACGCCTCCCGGGCGCGGTGGCTGGCCTCGGCGTCGGTCTCGACCTCGACGAGGTGCGACCCCGGCGACTCGTGGGCCCGGGCGACGGCGGCCGTCACGTCCTCCGCGACCGCCGCCGCGCGCTCCGCGGGGTCGTCGCCGCGGTCGGCGAGCGCGTCCGGACGGGCGTCGATCCGCTCGTACCCGAGGCCGTGGAGCGCCGCGAGCGGCTCGAAGTCGAGCCCGTGCGGCGTCTTGAACGACTCGGTGAACGGCGGCTCGAACGACTCGATGGGGAGCTTGTGGAAGATGCCGCCGCCGTCGTTGTTGACCGCGACGACCGTGACGTCGACGTCGCAGCGGTCGACCGCGAGCAGCCCGTTCGAGTCGTGGTACAGCGCGAGGTCGCCGACGACGAGCGTGAGGTCGTCCGTCGTCCCGCTGCCCGCGCCGAGCGCGCTGGAGACGATGCCGTCGATGCCCGAGACGCCGCGGTTGCCGAGCGCGGTGACGTTCGCGGTCGTCGCCCCGACGAACCGGTCGAGGTCGCGGACGGGCATCGAGTTCGAGACGAACAGCGTCGCCGGGTCTGGGAGCGCGTCCGCGACCGCGCGGACGGCGTCGCCCTCGTGGAACGCCGCCGCGTTCGCGTCGGTCGCGGCCGAATCCCCGATCGCTTCTTCCTCGCGGGCGTGAACTGCCTGTGCGACGCGGTCCGCCTCCTCCCACTGCGCGCGCCAGTCGCCGTCTCCGCCCCCACCCGCGACGAGCCGCGAGAGGCGGGCGCAGAGCCGGTTCGGCTCGGCGACGACGAGGTCGGTCGCGGCGAACTCGGCCTCGCGCCAGCCGCCGGCGGGGTCGACCTGGTACTGGGCGGCGCCGGTCCCGGCGAGGTACTTCCGGAGCCGCTTCGAGGTCGGCGAGGCGCCGAGTCGGAGCACGAGGTCGGGGTCGCTCCAGCTCGCCGGGCCGTCGCCGGCGAGGTCGGCCGAGAGGTAGGCGTCGTAGTTACCGATCACCGGCGCGACGCGCGTGTGGCCGCCGTACCGGAGCCCGGAGAGCGGGTCGGCCAGCACGGGGAAGCCGGTCGCGTGCGCGAGCGCCGTGACGGCCTCCGGGTCGATCCCCGGCGGGTCGGCGGGCCCGGCGACGATCAGCCCGCGGTCCGCGTCGCCCAGCTCGGCCGCGAGCGCGCGCAGCTCGTCGTCGCCGGGCTCCGGCGCGCCGGGCGTCACGTCGACGTAGGGGCCGTCGCGGCCGCGTTCGGCGGCCTCCGGGAGGTCGTCCGGCACGTCGTCCGGGACCGGCGTCGGCTCCAGCGGCTTCTTGAACGGCACGTTGAGGTGGACCGGTCCCGGCTCGGCGCCCTCGGCGGCCCCGACCGCGCGCGCCACGGTGGTCCGGAGCGACCGGAGCGCCCGGTCGTTCGCGGCCGGCTCGGGGAGGTCCTTGTAGAACCGGACGGCGTCGCCGTACAGCTTCTCCTGGTCCGCGGTCTGGTTCGCGCCGGAGTCACGCAGCTCCGGCGGCCGGTCGGCGGTGAGCGCGAGGAGCGGGACGCGCGCCTCGCTCGCCTCCATCACGGCCGGGTGGTAGTTGGCGGCGGCGGTGCCCGAGGTACAGATCAGCGGCGTCACGCGGCCGGTCCGGCGGGCGCGGCCGAGCGCGAAGTACGCGGCGGAGCGCTCGTCGAGCTGTGAGAACACGCGGAGCTCCTCGTGGCCTGCGGCGGCGACGGTCAGCGGCGTCGAGCGGCTGCCCGGCGAGGCGACGACGGCGTCGACGCCCGCGGCGACGAGCTCGTCGACGAGCGCGGTCGCCCACAGGACGTTCCGGTTCGGCGCGGTCATTACCGCCGCTTCGGGCGCCGACGTAAATACTCCGGCGGGTTCGACCGAGCGGCGGGGGCGTGCGGGGCCGACGGCGTGATCACTCCGACTCCGATTCCGATTCCCGCCCGGTCACCTTCCGGATACACGAGGAGCCGAACGGCCCGAGTTCGCCGGCGTCGAGCTCGACGAAGTGGCCCGTCGAAATCGAGGCGCCGCACCGCCGGCACTCGAAGTCGCCCTCGCGCGCGACGACCTGGCTGTCGTACTCGACGTAGGTCCTGCCCGTGCGGACGCGGAGCCGGGCGCCCTCGCGGTCGATGACGCCGCGCTTCTCGGCCGCGTCGAGGATGTCGCGGGTGAGCGCCGGGCTGGTCGTTATCGTCTCGATCCGGTCGACCGCGGCGGCGAGGTCGAGCTCCTCGCGTTCGAGGTGGGCCAGCAGCTCGACGCCGAGCTCCAGCTTCTCGTCGCGGGTCGGCGGCTCCGTCACGACCGGCGAGACGGCGCGGTCGCTCTTAAGTCGGCGGGATGGGCGCCCGGCCCGCGCCCCGAGCGGTGGGCGGTCGCGTCCGCGCGCCCCCAACGATCGTCCGCCAACCCTCGCAGACCGGCAGATTCACGTCGAGCGGACGACACCTCCGACCGTGGCCCGTTCCCGCGACCGCTCCCGCCGCCGCCCCGCCTACCGGCGGCGTCCGAACGAGTTCTACTGGCTGTGGATCGCGGCGACCGCGACGTACGGTGTCGGCGACATCGTCTCCACCGTCGCCTTCCTCCGATACGTGCCGACGATCGAGGAGGCGAACCCCGTGGTGCGGTTCGCGCTGGAGTCGTTCGGGCTCTCGGGGCTCGTCGCGCTGAAGATCGCCGTCTACCTCGTGATGCTCTGGATCAGCGTCGAGGGGGCGCGAGACGGAGACGGCCTGCTGTACTACTTCCCACCGATACTGCTCACGGCGACCGGGACGTACCTCACCGCGAGCAACCTGCGGCTGCTGTGGCTCGCGTGAGCCGGGGCGCGCCGTCCCGCCGACTCCCAGCGCCGGCTATCGCCCCGACCGACACCGACTTTCCCGCGCGGCGCCGATCGGACCCATGCTCTCTGACACCCCCGGGCTCCACCACGTCACGGGGATCGTCGGCGAGGCCGAGGCGCACGCCGCCTTCTACGGCGGGACGCTCGGCCTCCGCCTGCTCCGCCGGACGGTGAACTACGAGGACTTCCTCCAGTACCACCTCTACTTCGGCGACGCGACGGGCTCGCCGGGCTCCGTGTTCACCGTCTTCCCGGACCCGAACGCCGACCCCGGGCGAACCGGGAAGCCCGGCTACGAGGCCGTCGCCTTCGCGGTGCCGCCGGACTCGCTCGGCTACTGGCGGGACCGGCTCTCCGACCGCGGCGTCGAGGCGGACCCGCTCGACGCCGACGCGCGCCTCGGCGACCGCGGGCTCGCGCTCGCGGACCCCTCCGGGACGCGGGTCGAACTGGTCGAAACGCCCGGGCCTGACGCCGACCCGTGGACCGAGGGCCCGGTCCCCGCCGCGCACGCGATCCGCGGGCTCCACGGCGTGACCGCGCTGCCCGCCGACCCGTACGGCACGGCGAGCGTGCTGGAGACGCTCGGCTTCGAGTACGAGGCCGAGTCCGGGGACCGCGTTCGGTACCGCGCGCCGGGGGACCGCGCGGCGGTCGTCGACCTCCTCGACCGCGACGCCGCGTACCTCCGGGAGGGGCCGGGGACGCTCCACCACGCCGCGGTGCGCGTCGCGGACCGCGAGACGCTGCTGGAGTGGCACGAGCTGTTCCGCGAGCGGGGCTACGACGTGTCGCGCGTGAAGGACCGCCACTTCTTCCACTCGCTGTACGTCCGCGGCCCCGGCGGGCTCCTCGTCGAGCTCGCGACCGAGGCGCCGACCGCGGAGGGCCCGCCGGGCCCGGGGCTCGCCGACCCGGCGGCGACGGGGCACGCGACGGAGCTCTACCTCCCCCCGCGGTTCGCGGAGGACCGCGAGCTGATCGAGTCGCAGCTGCCGCGGTTCGACGGCCCCGAGTCGGGGTCCGCGGAGGAATGAGCCGGCGGATCCGCGGCGTCGACGGGCCGCACGCGGAGGCGACGCTCGTGACCGGCGGCGCCCCCGTCGCGGCGGCCGAGGTCGCGGTCGTGCTGGTCCACGGCCGCGGCGGCACCGCCGAGGGGCTCGTCAGGCTCGCGGACGAGTTCTACCGCTCGGGCGCGACCCTCCTCGCGCCCGGCGCGGTCCGGTCGACGTGGTTCCCGGCGCCGCACGAGGCGGCGCTGTCGGCCAACGAGCCCGCCCTGACCTCGGCGGTCGACTGCGTCGCGGCCGCGGTCGACGTCGCGCGCGACGCCGGCGTCCCGCCGGAGCGCGTCGTCCTCGTCGGGGTCTCGCAGGGCGGCGCGGTCGTCGCCGAGTTCCTGCGCCGCCGGCCCGACCGGTACGGGGGCGCGTTCGTCGTCTCGGCCGCCCTGCCGGGCGACGACCTCGATTCGCGGGCGCTCGACGCGGCCGAGGACACCGAAGGCGACGGCACCGGGGACGGCAACGCCGGAGACCGTGGCGCCGGGAGCGACGACGACGGGTCGCTCGCCGGGACCCCCGTCGCGCTCGACAGCAGCGAGGACGACCCGTACGTGCCCGCCGAGCGCGTCCGAGCGACCGCGCGCGTCTTCGAGCGGGCCGGCGCGGCGGTCGAGTGCCGGATCGACCCGAGCGACGGCCACGGGCTCTCGGACGCGACGATGGACCGGATCGGCGAGCGGATCGCGGGACTGCTCGACGAGGACTGAGGCGTCGCCCCGTCGAGCGGCCCCGCGCGACCCGGTCGGTCCCGAACGTGTTCGCGCCGCCCGACATGCGGCTGCGGCGTCGACGGTCGAGCGATGTCCGAACTCGACGTCAGAGAGATCCCGCCGAACGAGCGACACGACCGGATCCACGAGGCGTTCGCCGACCTGGAGCCGGGCGAGTCGCTCACGATCGTCAACGACCACGACCCGAAGCCGCTCTACTACGAGCTGTCGGCCGAGGTCCCCGCGTTCGACGACGAGGCGTACGCGGTCGAACGCGAGGGTCCCGAGCGCTTCGTCGCGGAACTGCCGAAGGCCGAGGGCGGAGCCGAGCCGGAGGCGGTCCGGATCGCCGACCTCGACGGCGAGCCCCACGCCCGGGCGTTCCCCGGCGCGGAGCCGAAGACCGTCCGGCTCTCGCTGGACGCCGGCGAGTCGGTGGCGGAGCACGACCACCCGGACCGGACGGTGCTGTTCCACGCGCTGACGGGCGCCTTCGACGTCGCGCTCGACGGGGAGCCCCACCGCGTCGAGGCCGGCGGGCTGCTCCGCTTCGAGGGCGATCGGACGGTGAAGCCGACCGCGCGCGAGGACGCCACCGCGCTGATCGTGCTGGCGCCGCGGGGGGAAGCGTAGGCGACGCGCGACTTCGGCGGCCGACGGTCCCGGAGCGGACGGCGTTCGCTCCGAACATGTTCGTCGGAATTCCCGCACGGCGAGTCGGCGCGCAGGGCGTTACAACTACCGACCGCGAACGACGACCCACATGACGGACGACACGACACTCGATCGGCGACGGTTCGTACAGGCGACGACCGCCGCGGGCGCGACGCTCCTCCTCGCCGGCTGTTCCGGCGGGGGCGACGGCGGCGACGGCTCCGGCGGCGACGGCTCCGACGGGAGCGACGGCTCGGACGGCGGCTCCGGCGACGGCGGAGACGGCGGCGACACCCAGTACCTCGGCGAGGAGCCGGACTACGGCGGCTGGATGGAAGGGGCGAACAACTACGAGCAGACCGTCGACGCCACCGGCCAAGACGAGGTCACGGTCTCGGTCGGCGCGGGGGACGGCCTCTCCTTCGGCCCGGCCGCCGTGGCGGTGAGCACCGGGACCACCGTCGTCTGGGAGTGGACCGGACAGGGCGGCGGCCACAACGTCGCCGCCGACTCGGGCGCGTTCGAGAGCGAGACGGTCACCGAGGAGGGCCACACCTTCGAGTACACCTTCGAGGAGACGGGGACGTTCACCTACGAGTGTACCCCCCACTCGTCGGTCGGCATGAAGGGCGCCGTCGTCGTTCGGTGACGCCGCGACGCGGCTGAACCGCGCCCGGGACGCCGACGCGACGCGAACACCTTTTTTCGAACCCGCGTTCCGAGCAGGGAACCGGCCGCGTTCTCACGTCCTCGGAACGCGGTCGGCGTTCTCCGAACGTGTTCGCGCGCTTCCAGCCGCACAGCAAGCCGCTCGACGACCTATATACCGAACGCCGCAACGTCCGCCTGTCGCGAGGGAATCGCCGCTCGCGGATCTACCCATGTCGAACGACACACAGCGGTCCACGGACGCGGGGGAATCGAGCGACCAGACGACCGACTCGACGGACGGGTTCGACTCCATGCTCCCCGGCGTCCGTCGCCGCGACTTCATGAAGGCCGGCGCCGCTGCGGGGGGCCTCAGCGGGCTGGCGGGCTGTACCAGCATCCTGAGCGAGGACGACGTCCAGGGGACGGCCTCGGCGAGCGGGGTCGACAACTCCGTGCCGCCGGGCGAACACGACGAGTACTACGCGCTGCTCTCCGGCGGACAGGCCGGCGACGTCCGCGTCTACGGGCTCCCGTCCATGCGCGAGCTCATCCGGATCCCGGTGTTCAACCGGGACGCCTCGCGCGGCTACGGCTTCGACGACGAGAGCAAGCAGATGCTCGAAGACGCCGGCGGGTACACGTGGGGCGACACCCACCACCCGCGGATCAGTCAGACCGACGGCGACTACGACGGCCGGTTCGCGTACGTCAACGACAAGGCGAACGGGCGCATGGCCCGGATCGACCTGACGTACTTCGAGACGGACGCCATCGTCAACATCCCGAACCAGCAGGGGACCCACGGGGCCTGCGCGCAGCTGCCCGACACCGACCTCATCTTCGGCGTCGGCGAGTTCCGGACGCCGGTCCCCAACGACGGGAGCGGGAACCTCGAAGACCCCGACTCCTACGGCTCCGTCCTCGCCGCGATCAACCCCGAGAACATGAACGTCGAGTGGGAGGTCCTCATCGACGGCAACATGGACAACGGGGACGGGAGCAAGGAGGGTCGGTACTTCTTCACGAGCGCCTACAACACCGAGGAGGCCGCGACCGAGTCCGGGATGACCCGGGCCGACCGCGACGACGTGAAGGCGTTCGACATCCCGCGGATCGAGGCCGCCGTCGAGGCCGGCAACTACGAGATGCTGAACGGGGTCCCGGTCGTCGACGGCCGGAAGGACAGCCCGCTCAACCAGGGCGACGAGCCCATCGTCCACTACATCCCGACGCCGAAGAGCCCGCACGGCGTGAGCGTCACTCCGGACAACGAGTACGTGATCGTCAGCGGGAAGCTCGACCCGACGGCGTCGGTGATCGACATCGACAAGATCGACGAGGTCGACGACCCGACCGACGCCATCGTCGGCCAGCCGAAGCTCGGCCTCGGCCCGCTCCACACCGCCTACGACGGCCGCGGCCACGCGTACACGACGCTGTTCATCGACTCGCAGGTCGTCAAGTGGGACATCGAGGAGGCGGTCAACGCCGAGCCGCGCTCGGAGAGCCCCGTCATCGAGAAGATCGACGTCCACTACAACCCCGGCCACCTCATCGCCGCGGAGTCGTACACGGAGGACCCGGCGGGCGACTGGCTCGTCTCGCTGAACAAGCTCTCGAAGGACCGGTTCCTCCCGGTCGGCCCGCAGCACCCGGAGAACGACCAGCTGATCTACATCGGCGACGACGAGAACGGGATGGAGCTGGTGAAGGACTCGCCGGCGCAGGCCGAGCCGCACGACGCGTCCATCTGCCACAAGTCGAAGATCAACCCGAAGGAGGTGTACGACCCCGAGGACCTCGAACTCAGCCACACCGCCGAGGGCGAGTCCACGATGGAGCGCGTCTCCGAGGACCGCGTGGAGATCGAGATGTACTCCACCCGGAACCACTACGGGTTCCAGGAGATGGTCGTCCAGGAGGGCGACGAGGTCGAGATGCAGGTGACGAACATCGAGACCACGAGCGACATGCTCCACTCGGTGGCGATCCCCGACCACGACGTCCACATGCGGGTCGCGCCCCAGGAGACGCGCAAGGCGACGTTCACCGCCGACGAGCCCGGCGTCTACTGGATCTACTGCGCGCACTTCTGCAGCGCGCTGCACTTAGAGATGCGCTCGCGGCTCATCGTCAAACCGGAGGAGTAACGCCATGAGTTCGTCGCTCACGCGGCTGACCGAGATCCGACGCGCGCTCCCGCTGGCAGCGGCGGCGCTGCTCGTCGGCGCGCTGCTGGTCCCGGTGTGGAAGATCTCGCTGACGGCGCCGCAGTACCCCGGTCAGGAGCTGCTCATCGAGCTGTACGCGTACCCGCGTCTGGGCGGCGACTTCGCCGAGGTACAGGGGCTCAACAAGTACGCCGGGTTCCACTACCCCGACCCGGTGTTCATCGACCCGAACTACGCCGTCAGCGAGGCCGCGATCGACGTGCCCGAGTGGCTGCTCGGGCCGGTCGTGTTCGTCTCCCTCGCGCTCACGGGAGCGTTCGTCGCGTTCGCGCCGACGGCCCGCAAGCTGAAGGCCGGGCTCACGGCCCAGCTCGTCGGGACGATCACCGTCTTCGTCGGGATGTTCGCGTTCATCCAGTACCGGCTCTACCAGGCCGGTCACTCGCTGGACCCGGACGCGCCGCTCCGGGGCATCGAGTCGTTCACGCCGCCCCTGCTGGGGCCGTACGAGGTGGCGAACATCTCCGGCTTCGCGTGGTTCGGCCCCGGCGGGTACATGACCGTCATCGCGGTCCTGCTGCTCGCCACCGCGTACCTCGCGCGCGACATCGAGGCGACCGTGGACGAGCTGCCGGCGCTCGCCCGGGCGCTCCCCGGAGAGGTCCGCGACCGCGTCGGTGGGGAAGCGGCCGCCGACCGAGACCGCGACGTCGACGGGGGCGACCATGTCGGGTGACCGCCTCGAGGTCGGCTTCCTCGCGGCCGCCGTCGCGGTGGCGGCCGTCGCGCTCGCGCTCGGCGTCGCGCTCCCGGTCGCCGGCGCTGGCGGCCCCGCGGACGCGAGCGGCCCGGCAGTCCCGTCGAACGCCTCCGGCGCCCCCGGGCTCGACGTGGCCACGGACTTCGCCGCGACGGGCGTGACGGCGCCCGAGCGCGACGGGACCGCGACGGTCGACGGGGACTCGTTCGCGTCCGCGCAGGCCGCCGTCGACGCCGCCGACCCCGGCGAGACGGTCGTCCTCGACGGCCGGTTCGACGAGCGCGTCAACGCGAGCGTCGACGGCCTGCGGCTCGTCGCGAGCGCGGACGGCGCCGTGATCGACGGCGGCGGCGAGGGGCGCGTGCTCACCCTGAGCGGCGAGAACGTCACCGTCTCCGGGGTGTGGGTCCGCGGCTCCGGCAGCGACCTCGGCACCGAGGACGCCGGCGTCTTCGTCGCGGGCGACCGCGCCCGGATCGAGTCGGTCCGGATCACCGACACGGCCTACGGGATCTGGGTCGACGGCGCCGACGAGGCCGTCATCGAGGACGTGCGGATCGACGGCCGGGAGGACGTGTACCCGGTCACCGACCGCGGCAACGGGATCCACCTGTTCGAGACGCGCGGGACCGTCGTCCGCGACACCGAGATCACGCGCACCCGCGACGGGATCTACTTCTCGTGGGCGACGGACGTGCTCGCCGAGAACAACACGATCCGCCACACGCGGTACGGCGTCCACTACATGTACTCGGACGACAACCGCCTCGTGGACAACGTCGCGGCCGACAACGGCGTCGGCTACGCGCTGATGGTGAGCGAGGGGCTGACCGTCCGGAACAACACGGCCCTGCGCAACGACGGCGGCAGCGGCCACGGGATACTGGCGAAGGACATCGAGGACTCGGCGATCGCCGGCAACCACCTCGTCGCGAACCGGAACGGCCTCTACCTCTACAACGCGCAGGGGAACCGGCTCGTCGACAACCTGATCTACCGCAACGGGATCGGGATCCACAGCGCCGCCGTGAGCAACAACGCGGTCGTCGCGGGCAACAGCTTCGTCCGCAACGGTCGGGCGGCCAAGACGGCGCGGAACTCGCTCGTCGCCTGGAACGGCACCGAGCGGGGCAACTACTGGTCGGGCGCGCAGACGGCCGACCGCGACGGCGACGGCGTCAGCGAGATCCGCCACCGCCCGATCGGGATCGTCGAGAACCTCGTGGACGAGACGCCGCAGGCGGCCGTGTTCGCGAACAGCCCGGCGTTCGAGGCGGTGCGGCTGGCCGGGAGCTCCTTCCCGGTGATCGAGACGCCGGGGGTCATCGACCGCCGCCCCCTCGTCGAGCCGAACCACGACTGGCGCGCCTACGAGCCGACCGGCGAGGCCCGCGCCGTGAACCGAACCGCCGACACGGAGGACACACCATGAGAATCGACGCGACCGACGTGCGGAAGACGTACGGGGACGTGACCGCCCTCGACGGGCTCTCGCTTTCGGTCCCGAGCGGCTCGACGTTCGGGATCATCGGCACCAACGGGGCCGGCAAGTCGACGCTGTTCCGGCTGCTCGTCGGCCACGACCGGCCGGACGCCGGGACCGTCAGCGTCGGCGGCGCCGACGTGACCGAGGACGGGCGGCGGATCCGCGAGCGCGTCGGCTACCTCCCCGAGCACATTGGGTTCCCGGACGGGCTCACCGGCCGCGAGGTCCTCGGCGTCCACCGGGCGACGCGCGGCCTCCCGAAGGACGGTCGGATCGCGGCGGCGATAGCGCGGGTCGGGCTGACCGCGGACGAGGCCGACCGCCGCGTCTCGGGCTACTCGAACGGCATGCAGCGCCGGCTCGGGCTGGCGACGGTGCTGTTGCCCGACCCCGACGTGCTGATCCTCGACGAGCCGACGGCGGGGCTCGACCCCCGCGGCGTCGACGAGTTCCACGCTATCGTCGAGGAGATAACGAAGGAGACGGACGCGACGGTCGTGTTCTGCTCGCACGTGCTTGGCGAGGTCGAGCGGCTCTGCGACCGCGCCGCCGTCCTCCACGACGGACGGGTCCGCGCGTCGGGGCCCGTCGACGAGCTCGCCGCGGGGGCGAGCGAGGCGGCGCCGGCCGCGACCGACGCGGGAGCGACGGGCGAGAGCGGCCGGGACGCCGGCGGGCTCCGCGCGGCGTTCCGCGAGGCGGTCGGCGACGACGCGGCGCGCCGGGCCGCGACCGACGCCGAGGAGGTGGCGCCATGAGCGACCCGACGGAGCGGGCCGAGGAGGGCGACGCCGAGACCCGTCCGGACGGCGGGCACGCGGACGCGGCGGCCGCGGTCGGGGCGTTCGCCGCCGACGCGGACGCCGAGTCCGCCGACTCGGCGGCGTCGGCGGCGACCGTCGAGGCGACCGAGACCGGGGCGAACGACGGCGTCCGCGGGGCGCTGCGGCACGTCTTCGTCGTCGCGGTCACCGAGTACCGGCTGGCGGTCCGGAGCCGGTGGGCGCTCGCGCTGACCGGGCTGTTCGTCGCGTTCGGCGGCGTCGTCTTAACGTTCAGCGGCTCCGCGGTCGGGCCGGCGGGCGCCGAGCGCGTCGTCGCGTCGCTGACGAGCCTCGCCGCGTACCTCGTCCCGCTCGCGGCGCTCGCCTTGGGATACGACGCGATCGTCGGCCGCGAGGACGAGGGGTGGCTCGCGGTCGTGTTCTCGCTGCCGGTCCGGCGGAGCGAGGTCGTCGCCGGGACGTACCTCGGCCGGCTGGCGGTGCTGGCGGGCGCGACGCTGCTCGGGTTCGGCTTCAGCGGCGCCCTGATCGTCCGCGAGTTCGGGGTCACCGAGCTGCCCGCGTTCCTCGGGTTCCTCGGGGGCGCCGTCGGCGCCGGCGCCGCGTTCCTCGCGCTCGCGCTGCTGCTGTCGACCGTCGCCCGCGAGAAGACCCACGCGCTCGGCGCGGCGCTGCTCGCGTGGGTGTGGTTCGTGCTGGGCCACGACCTGCTCGCGCTCGGCGTCGTCGCGGCCGCGGACCTGCCCGGCGCCGCGCTCTCGGCGCTGGTCATGTCGAACCCGGTGAGCGCGTTCCGCGTGCTCGCCTTGAGCGGACTCGGCACGACCGCAGGCGGCGGATTCACCGCCGTCCTCGCCGGGAGCGGGCTGTCGACGGCCGCGCTCGCGCTGTCGCTCGTCGCGTGGGCCGTCGTCCCCGTCGCCGCGGCGGGCGTCCTGGTCCGCCGGCGGCGGCTCTGAGAGGGGGCGTTCGAGCGGGCGGACGCCCGCGGACTTGGTTTCCGACCGCGCTACTGGATCCGCTCGATCCCGTCGTCCTCGGGCTGCTCGAAGTCGACCGGGCGGCGCGGGAGGTCGTCGACGAACTCCCGGACGATGGTGCGCTCGACGCGCTGGAGCACCTCGCTACACGTGGACTTCGCGATGCCGACGTGGTCGGCCACCTCCGTCAGCGTGGTCTCGCGGGGCACGTCGTAGTAGCCGCGGTCGACCGCCTCGAAGAGGACCTCGCGCTGGCGCTCCGTGAGCGACCCGCCGGGGTTCACGCGCTGTTGGACGTACTCGACCTCGAAGTCGGCGCCCACGTCGCGGAGGGCGTCGCCGAACTTCGCGACGCGCTCGTGGTCGCCCGTCACGTCGACGCGGGCGACGCCGTCGCGGATCTCGACCGGCATCTCGATGGGGACGCCGGCCCGCCGCGCGACCGTCTGGAGCAGCGGGACGAGCGCCTCGACCTGGACGGTCACCATGCCCTCGTCCTCGGCCATCACCGACGAGTGGGTGATCGTGTCGTGGTCGTCGATGGCGTCGAGGATCGGGTCGGTGTCGTCGGCGGTGATCCGGACCAGCGCGAACCCGGCGCCGTCGTCGGGGGTC includes the following:
- the nosZ gene encoding TAT-dependent nitrous-oxide reductase produces the protein MSNDTQRSTDAGESSDQTTDSTDGFDSMLPGVRRRDFMKAGAAAGGLSGLAGCTSILSEDDVQGTASASGVDNSVPPGEHDEYYALLSGGQAGDVRVYGLPSMRELIRIPVFNRDASRGYGFDDESKQMLEDAGGYTWGDTHHPRISQTDGDYDGRFAYVNDKANGRMARIDLTYFETDAIVNIPNQQGTHGACAQLPDTDLIFGVGEFRTPVPNDGSGNLEDPDSYGSVLAAINPENMNVEWEVLIDGNMDNGDGSKEGRYFFTSAYNTEEAATESGMTRADRDDVKAFDIPRIEAAVEAGNYEMLNGVPVVDGRKDSPLNQGDEPIVHYIPTPKSPHGVSVTPDNEYVIVSGKLDPTASVIDIDKIDEVDDPTDAIVGQPKLGLGPLHTAYDGRGHAYTTLFIDSQVVKWDIEEAVNAEPRSESPVIEKIDVHYNPGHLIAAESYTEDPAGDWLVSLNKLSKDRFLPVGPQHPENDQLIYIGDDENGMELVKDSPAQAEPHDASICHKSKINPKEVYDPEDLELSHTAEGESTMERVSEDRVEIEMYSTRNHYGFQEMVVQEGDEVEMQVTNIETTSDMLHSVAIPDHDVHMRVAPQETRKATFTADEPGVYWIYCAHFCSALHLEMRSRLIVKPEE
- the nosD gene encoding nitrous oxide reductase family maturation protein NosD; this translates as MSGDRLEVGFLAAAVAVAAVALALGVALPVAGAGGPADASGPAVPSNASGAPGLDVATDFAATGVTAPERDGTATVDGDSFASAQAAVDAADPGETVVLDGRFDERVNASVDGLRLVASADGAVIDGGGEGRVLTLSGENVTVSGVWVRGSGSDLGTEDAGVFVAGDRARIESVRITDTAYGIWVDGADEAVIEDVRIDGREDVYPVTDRGNGIHLFETRGTVVRDTEITRTRDGIYFSWATDVLAENNTIRHTRYGVHYMYSDDNRLVDNVAADNGVGYALMVSEGLTVRNNTALRNDGGSGHGILAKDIEDSAIAGNHLVANRNGLYLYNAQGNRLVDNLIYRNGIGIHSAAVSNNAVVAGNSFVRNGRAAKTARNSLVAWNGTERGNYWSGAQTADRDGDGVSEIRHRPIGIVENLVDETPQAAVFANSPAFEAVRLAGSSFPVIETPGVIDRRPLVEPNHDWRAYEPTGEARAVNRTADTEDTP
- a CDS encoding ABC transporter ATP-binding protein, with the translated sequence MRIDATDVRKTYGDVTALDGLSLSVPSGSTFGIIGTNGAGKSTLFRLLVGHDRPDAGTVSVGGADVTEDGRRIRERVGYLPEHIGFPDGLTGREVLGVHRATRGLPKDGRIAAAIARVGLTADEADRRVSGYSNGMQRRLGLATVLLPDPDVLILDEPTAGLDPRGVDEFHAIVEEITKETDATVVFCSHVLGEVERLCDRAAVLHDGRVRASGPVDELAAGASEAAPAATDAGATGESGRDAGGLRAAFREAVGDDAARRAATDAEEVAP
- a CDS encoding ABC transporter permease gives rise to the protein MSDPTERAEEGDAETRPDGGHADAAAAVGAFAADADAESADSAASAATVEATETGANDGVRGALRHVFVVAVTEYRLAVRSRWALALTGLFVAFGGVVLTFSGSAVGPAGAERVVASLTSLAAYLVPLAALALGYDAIVGREDEGWLAVVFSLPVRRSEVVAGTYLGRLAVLAGATLLGFGFSGALIVREFGVTELPAFLGFLGGAVGAGAAFLALALLLSTVAREKTHALGAALLAWVWFVLGHDLLALGVVAAADLPGAALSALVMSNPVSAFRVLALSGLGTTAGGGFTAVLAGSGLSTAALALSLVAWAVVPVAAAGVLVRRRRL
- a CDS encoding helix-turn-helix domain-containing protein; the encoded protein is MFRRARSRRYFHAGAERARMAQARLRVDIPDGPWVGDVSREFPDARFQVMTATPDDGAGFALVRITADDTDPILDAIDDHDTITHSSVMAEDEGMVTVQVEALVPLLQTVARRAGVPIEMPVEIRDGVARVDVTGDHERVAKFGDALRDVGADFEVEYVQQRVNPGGSLTERQREVLFEAVDRGYYDVPRETTLTEVADHVGIAKSTCSEVLQRVERTIVREFVDDLPRRPVDFEQPEDDGIERIQ